The following proteins are co-located in the Pontiella desulfatans genome:
- the def gene encoding peptide deformylase → MSLPICTYGNPVLRQKAVEVMNVDAEIHELVKDMFETMYAEKGVGLAAEQVGRTERIFIVDIPADSDVGDDGRRENPAVEMPLVFINPKITGHTEEIQVGPEGCLSFPDIFANVERWYEVDAEYIDRDGLPRTIHAKGLLARAIQHELDHLDGVLLVDRMSHVKKVAIGGKLKRLVKETKKAL, encoded by the coding sequence ATGAGTTTACCCATTTGCACCTACGGAAACCCGGTTCTGCGGCAGAAAGCCGTGGAAGTGATGAATGTCGATGCCGAGATCCACGAGCTGGTCAAAGACATGTTCGAAACCATGTATGCCGAAAAGGGCGTCGGCCTGGCCGCCGAGCAGGTCGGCCGCACCGAGCGCATCTTCATTGTCGATATCCCGGCCGATAGCGATGTTGGCGACGACGGGCGGCGCGAAAACCCGGCGGTGGAAATGCCGCTGGTCTTCATCAACCCGAAAATCACGGGCCACACCGAAGAGATCCAGGTGGGGCCGGAAGGTTGCCTGAGCTTTCCGGACATCTTCGCCAATGTGGAGCGCTGGTACGAGGTGGACGCCGAATACATCGACCGCGACGGCCTTCCGCGGACCATCCACGCCAAGGGGCTGCTCGCCCGCGCCATCCAGCACGAGCTCGACCACCTCGATGGCGTCCTGCTGGTCGACCGCATGTCGCACGTCAAGAAGGTTGCCATCGGCGGCAAGCTCAAGCGCCTCGTCAAAGAAACCAAGAAGGCGCTTTGA
- a CDS encoding InlB B-repeat-containing protein, whose amino-acid sequence MNIVKLLTALAVLACGTASATILTFDAGVSNYELMPQDYGDNVTSTNMGAYSYGEAGEGFTPNVTVEYIGVGDGLHYWHNSYGDLIGVLENEDDGERWTIVHFEAETAHQVTLHSLDMGIYGTGLIPIDSMTITNESGAVPFQQNNMAIDGSTSGHTNINFGAVTGQSLTLILDLQTAAATSDNDTIGLDNIIISESWDPAVARWVAPAEDGLSRVRVQGTYPAGVQEVLVKYNNTTLYSSTNSLSFDFEQMVEPGDELLVYGLSASGIVQTAESLSFTTLKENLTFTTLDDCDGEYMSWAWEAVPGETWSGLKQVTESPSNSVMTGADFMYYRKASYRNLPFSVTTNTHMSIQYFSKLGPKVKSDSSGFSGITLSDHSFTNDGARFFEFGMGAHAPTSDDAYLRIYDAEETPVHSTVSPDINTWVEFRLDFDFSYVGPDGKYGLCSVFMKMEGATQWSAVAGLTQVEMKIDDPASITKLGGIGHCSWSSYWGYFGFQPFLDDIRFCTGENANRGAGTNLLIRPSFDLYDTTWRRDGQGRTDISYSSLPHNLPYHNGPYVTCRSSYTAEVYQVINLLNEGLTAEDIDAGIYRASFGGWQFGGNGSAGQIEIEYLDMNEQPISTNSLPVVENTGGAWVEQMATNTVPPSTRSIRYRTELSGYARLDDAHLSILGIPMDDVALTVASIHGSPVPSIGTTSNAWGTEVTCSVAHVNAGTTQYECIGWTGTGSVPTSGTSNSVEVTLTEDSSITWNWATNYLLDINITGSGSVDPDEAFFLAGSVQTLTATKDEGWLFMGWSGDASGTNDAFIMMDGPKAVTATFSDDADGDGLLNSNETAIGSNPWKSDTDGDGFDDKLEVDHNWNPTVSDQWVVDHIAANVDAFGLYPSNAVLDVAMGEMLMDVAGTEATLSLQLETSDDLQSWSNAGPAQVWSWTVDGEKKYFRVRSSK is encoded by the coding sequence ATGAATATAGTCAAACTACTGACCGCCCTGGCGGTACTGGCATGCGGAACCGCATCGGCAACCATTTTGACCTTCGATGCTGGGGTGAGTAACTATGAGCTGATGCCGCAGGATTATGGCGACAACGTAACCAGTACAAACATGGGGGCCTACTCCTACGGAGAAGCCGGTGAGGGCTTCACGCCGAATGTCACGGTGGAATATATCGGGGTCGGCGATGGATTGCATTATTGGCATAACAGCTATGGCGACCTGATCGGTGTGCTGGAAAACGAAGATGACGGCGAACGCTGGACCATCGTTCATTTTGAAGCCGAAACCGCGCATCAGGTTACCCTGCACAGTCTGGATATGGGCATCTATGGTACGGGGCTTATTCCGATTGACAGCATGACCATAACCAATGAAAGCGGAGCCGTTCCGTTCCAGCAGAACAATATGGCGATTGATGGAAGCACGAGTGGCCATACGAATATAAACTTCGGCGCGGTAACCGGGCAATCGTTGACGCTAATACTGGATCTTCAAACTGCGGCGGCAACCAGCGATAATGACACGATCGGGCTGGATAATATTATCATCAGCGAATCCTGGGATCCGGCAGTTGCGCGCTGGGTGGCTCCGGCGGAAGACGGCCTGTCCCGGGTGCGGGTTCAGGGAACGTATCCCGCCGGAGTGCAAGAGGTGCTGGTTAAATACAACAATACAACCCTCTATTCTTCCACCAACAGCCTGTCGTTCGATTTTGAACAAATGGTCGAGCCGGGCGATGAATTGCTGGTTTACGGCCTGAGTGCCTCCGGCATCGTCCAGACCGCTGAATCACTTTCGTTCACCACCCTCAAAGAAAATCTGACTTTCACCACGCTGGATGATTGTGATGGAGAATATATGTCTTGGGCCTGGGAGGCCGTGCCCGGTGAAACCTGGTCAGGACTGAAGCAGGTAACCGAGTCGCCCTCGAATTCGGTGATGACCGGGGCGGACTTTATGTACTACCGAAAGGCATCCTACCGGAACCTGCCCTTCAGCGTCACCACCAACACGCACATGTCGATCCAGTACTTCTCAAAACTGGGACCGAAAGTTAAAAGCGACAGTTCCGGTTTTAGTGGAATCACGTTGTCTGACCACTCCTTTACCAATGACGGAGCCCGTTTTTTTGAGTTTGGAATGGGAGCACATGCTCCCACAAGCGATGATGCCTATCTGCGCATCTACGATGCAGAAGAAACGCCTGTGCACAGCACCGTATCCCCGGATATTAATACCTGGGTTGAGTTTCGGCTGGACTTTGACTTCAGCTATGTCGGCCCAGACGGGAAGTATGGATTGTGCAGCGTTTTTATGAAAATGGAAGGCGCCACGCAGTGGTCTGCTGTCGCCGGCCTAACTCAGGTCGAGATGAAAATTGATGACCCGGCATCGATTACGAAGCTTGGTGGAATCGGGCACTGCTCCTGGTCATCCTATTGGGGTTATTTTGGGTTTCAACCGTTCCTGGATGACATTCGCTTCTGCACCGGAGAAAACGCCAACCGTGGTGCCGGAACCAATCTGCTGATCCGCCCCTCTTTCGACCTTTATGACACAACATGGCGTCGCGATGGTCAGGGGCGCACGGACATTTCTTATAGCTCTCTTCCTCACAACCTGCCTTATCATAATGGTCCGTACGTTACCTGCCGCAGCTCATATACCGCAGAGGTCTATCAGGTTATTAATTTGTTGAATGAGGGATTGACCGCTGAGGATATCGATGCCGGGATCTACCGCGCCTCATTTGGAGGATGGCAATTTGGCGGCAACGGCTCAGCGGGGCAGATTGAGATCGAATATCTGGACATGAACGAGCAGCCCATCAGTACAAACAGTCTGCCCGTTGTGGAAAATACAGGTGGGGCCTGGGTTGAGCAGATGGCCACCAACACAGTTCCGCCTTCAACACGATCCATCCGATACCGCACTGAGCTTTCAGGCTACGCCAGACTCGACGATGCCCATCTCTCCATCCTTGGCATCCCGATGGATGACGTCGCACTGACCGTTGCCTCCATTCACGGCTCGCCGGTTCCAAGCATTGGAACCACCTCGAATGCTTGGGGCACCGAAGTCACCTGCTCCGTCGCCCATGTAAATGCCGGCACCACGCAATACGAATGCATCGGCTGGACCGGTACCGGATCGGTTCCAACCTCTGGAACTTCCAACAGCGTTGAAGTCACCCTGACCGAAGATTCCTCTATCACCTGGAACTGGGCGACCAACTACCTACTCGATATCAACATTACGGGTAGCGGATCCGTGGACCCTGATGAAGCGTTCTTCCTCGCCGGTTCCGTGCAAACCTTAACTGCAACGAAGGATGAAGGCTGGCTCTTCATGGGCTGGAGCGGCGATGCCTCCGGAACCAACGACGCCTTCATCATGATGGACGGGCCGAAAGCCGTCACCGCCACCTTCTCCGACGATGCGGACGGCGATGGGTTGCTCAACTCTAATGAAACCGCCATCGGTTCCAATCCTTGGAAATCCGATACGGACGGCGATGGGTTTGATGACAAGCTGGAAGTGGATCATAACTGGAACCCGACGGTGTCGGATCAGTGGGTGGTCGACCACATCGCCGCCAACGTTGATGCCTTCGGCCTGTATCCGTCCAACGCGGTGCTCGATGTGGCGATGGGCGAAATGCTGATGGATGTGGCGGGCACGGAAGCCACGCTGAGCCTCCAGCTCGAAACCTCCGACGATCTTCAGTCCTGGTCGAACGCCGGCCCGGCGCAGGTCTGGAGCTGGACGGTGGACGGCGAGAAGAAATATTTCCGCGTGCGCTCTTCAAAATAA
- a CDS encoding leucine-rich repeat protein has product MRIDKKLIASILFGSWVGVTSAADYGHLIYTESGGEVTITDCETAATGAMDIPATIYGDPVTSIGVNAFADCTGITSLTIPTSVTSIGDRAFSNCDALTSVTIPTSVTSIGVYLFQYCDLLDSVTIPACVTSFGDTFYWCNALTSVTLHDGVTSIAPNLCASVSTLTSITIPNSVTNIGSSAFRYCSGLESLSIPANVSAIGNVAFQGCTSLASLTIPGTVKTIGDDAFGGCNGLTSLTLSQGITTINTRAFGDCDGLTSVTIPTSVTSLGSYAFQYCDLLESVTIPASVTSVGNIFYACPALTSLTLHDGVTSVAPGLCSSVSTLTSVTIPNSVTNIGSSAFRYCSGLDSLSIPASVTKIDDVAFQGCTALTSLMIPGTVKTIGADAFGTCSGATNLTLSSGVETIGQRAFGDCDALTTLEVPLSVTSLGVYAFQYCDLLESVTIPASVTSIDNTFYWCNALRSVTLHYSISSVNPGLCSGRSGLTSITIPNTVTNIGASAFNGCSGLMQFSIPTSVKNISDNAFQNCSALTSLTIPGSVTTLGNNAFGNCSGLTNLTVASGVATIGVRAFQECDALTSVILPASVTRLDDYAFQFCNVLSGVYFRGNAPSIGSSPFYSTSATVYRTAESTGWPDVPDAWGGRPTAYWVPPVEEVQLQVNSILGSPSPVVGSHTIVYNTIVTCSVANVESSGTQYECNGWIGTGSIPASGLSNAVGVTLTEDSSITWLWQTNHYLDVTVGTGGSLSHADGYFLAGSDQTIIATPSAGYLFMYWGGDASGTNLSTMVTMSSAKAISATFSDDADGDGLTNTEEAGYGSNPWKADTDGDGFDDLFEAQQSMPLTIDNSEVATYIQDNDETFGLYPSNVVLDVAVGEMVIETAGGTATLSLQLEESEDLVTWTNAGPAEVWSWPVDGEKKYFRVRSSK; this is encoded by the coding sequence ATGAGAATCGATAAAAAACTGATCGCCAGCATATTGTTTGGCTCTTGGGTTGGCGTGACCAGCGCAGCAGACTACGGGCATTTGATTTATACTGAAAGCGGCGGAGAGGTCACGATTACCGATTGTGAAACTGCGGCTACCGGGGCGATGGATATTCCGGCAACGATTTATGGCGATCCAGTAACCAGTATCGGCGTCAACGCGTTTGCAGACTGCACAGGAATAACATCGCTGACAATCCCGACCAGCGTGACAAGCATCGGCGATAGAGCGTTTAGCAATTGCGACGCGCTAACCTCGGTGACGATTCCCACGAGCGTAACTTCCATTGGTGTCTACTTATTTCAGTATTGCGACTTGCTGGACTCGGTGACCATTCCGGCCTGTGTAACCAGCTTTGGTGACACCTTCTACTGGTGCAACGCATTAACATCCGTAACGCTTCATGATGGCGTGACATCCATTGCTCCGAACCTTTGTGCTTCGGTCAGTACATTGACGTCGATCACGATTCCAAACAGTGTGACAAACATCGGGAGTTCCGCGTTTAGATACTGTAGCGGATTGGAGTCCCTGAGCATCCCGGCCAATGTATCCGCAATCGGCAACGTGGCATTTCAAGGGTGTACTTCGTTGGCATCATTGACGATCCCCGGGACAGTTAAGACGATCGGTGACGACGCGTTTGGAGGCTGTAATGGGCTCACATCGCTGACGCTCTCCCAGGGAATAACGACCATCAACACAAGAGCATTTGGTGATTGCGACGGATTGACGTCGGTGACCATTCCCACAAGTGTGACCAGCCTTGGCAGCTATGCATTTCAATATTGCGACCTACTGGAATCGGTGACCATTCCTGCGAGCGTAACTAGCGTTGGAAATATCTTTTATGCTTGCCCCGCATTAACATCGCTGACACTTCACGATGGCGTGACATCCGTTGCTCCAGGGCTTTGTAGTTCTGTCAGTACATTAACGTCGGTGACGATTCCAAACAGTGTAACAAATATCGGGAGTTCCGCGTTTAGATACTGTAGCGGATTGGATTCACTGTCCATCCCTGCCAGCGTAACAAAGATCGACGACGTAGCATTTCAGGGGTGCACTGCGTTGACCTCGTTGATGATCCCCGGGACGGTAAAGACGATCGGTGCCGATGCTTTTGGCACCTGCAGCGGGGCAACCAATCTAACGCTCTCTTCGGGTGTAGAAACCATCGGCCAAAGAGCATTTGGCGATTGCGACGCACTAACGACACTGGAAGTCCCTTTGAGTGTGACTAGTCTTGGTGTCTATGCGTTCCAATATTGCGATTTGCTGGAGTCGGTGACCATCCCTGCCAGTGTAACGAGTATCGATAATACCTTCTACTGGTGCAACGCGCTAAGATCTGTGACGCTTCACTATAGTATTTCATCCGTTAACCCAGGCCTCTGCAGTGGCAGAAGCGGGTTGACCTCCATCACGATTCCAAACACAGTTACGAATATTGGCGCATCCGCGTTTAACGGCTGTAGTGGATTGATGCAATTCTCTATTCCCACGAGCGTGAAGAACATTTCAGATAATGCTTTTCAGAATTGTAGCGCGTTGACATCGCTAACGATTCCGGGGAGCGTGACGACGCTTGGCAACAACGCCTTTGGCAACTGCAGCGGGCTGACCAATTTAACGGTCGCTTCGGGAGTCGCAACCATCGGTGTCAGGGCATTTCAAGAATGCGACGCGCTGACGTCGGTCATACTCCCCGCAAGTGTGACCCGACTTGATGATTATGCGTTTCAATTTTGCAACGTGCTGAGCGGAGTCTACTTCAGAGGAAATGCGCCATCCATAGGATCATCGCCTTTTTACAGTACATCCGCGACGGTTTACCGAACTGCGGAGTCTACCGGCTGGCCGGATGTTCCCGATGCGTGGGGCGGACGTCCGACCGCGTATTGGGTGCCGCCTGTCGAAGAGGTGCAGCTTCAAGTAAACTCCATTCTGGGTTCCCCTTCCCCGGTAGTCGGATCGCACACGATTGTCTACAACACCATCGTAACCTGTTCCGTCGCCAACGTGGAGTCATCCGGCACACAGTATGAATGTAATGGGTGGATTGGTACCGGATCGATTCCTGCATCCGGCCTCAGTAATGCCGTAGGCGTAACGCTGACCGAAGATTCCTCCATTACATGGCTCTGGCAAACCAACCATTACCTCGATGTCACCGTTGGAACCGGCGGATCATTGAGCCATGCGGATGGTTACTTCCTTGCAGGTTCAGACCAAACCATCATTGCCACACCGTCGGCGGGATATCTGTTCATGTATTGGGGAGGCGATGCATCAGGCACAAACCTCAGCACGATGGTAACCATGTCCTCTGCGAAGGCGATCTCAGCAACTTTCTCTGACGATGCCGATGGCGACGGCCTCACCAACACCGAGGAAGCTGGTTATGGCTCCAACCCATGGAAAGCGGATACGGACGGCGATGGATTTGACGACCTGTTTGAAGCGCAGCAAAGCATGCCGCTCACGATCGATAACTCCGAGGTCGCAACCTACATTCAGGACAACGACGAAACCTTCGGCCTTTATCCGTCGAACGTCGTTCTCGATGTGGCGGTCGGTGAGATGGTCATTGAAACAGCGGGCGGGACAGCCACCCTCAGCCTCCAGCTCGAGGAGTCGGAAGATCTCGTCACCTGGACCAATGCCGGCCCGGCGGAAGTCTGGAGCTGGCCGGTGGACGGTGAGAAGAAATACTTCCGCGTTAGATCGTCAAAGTAG
- a CDS encoding InlB B-repeat-containing protein has protein sequence MKIKLLLNITWSLTLFFGLNFTAHAATITITTDTYIGLGNAVNDNADIVVSGCTLTVDGSHAFASLTLNNSAVLTHSPYGTGSNSTLRLDLTISGNMTVDASSRVDASGRGYVGTSSTGNGPGGGTGTRGDGNGGGGGGAFGGNGGAPQSIFAGGQAYGNATEPVQHGSAGGAGYAGIGGPGGGYVRIDVGGTLQLNGQILADGLSGLSHSYGAAGGGAGGGIWLSANQLAGSGQVSANGGAGHEVGEEDSGGGGGGRIAVICQSSTFNGTMTAHGGACGIRTEGSGGAGTVFYKSSAADTGLLLIENGGLEGGISTWVQTTGFGDLSIDNAANVELLGADSMLVPGDILIDDTASILCRSVNTDAQVDNAWQGTGVTITGSTLRVEVGGLISANGQGYTGTSTTGNGPGGGTGTRSDTPGGGGGGALGGNGGNPQSPYAGGIAYGSVTQPLDLGSAGGAGYPADGASGGGAIKIVAETLELEGDIQANGSTGAAHSYGASGGGAGGSVWLELDTFSGSGLLSVNGGDAYIVGEEDGGGGGGGRIAIHYASNTFAGQLQAYGGLCGNGVTEGQAGGAGTIYLESDAQTAGNLIVDNLATNGAATPWPYGLALDETTVGSGGILEVSGTNSWAGSSLNITDGGTMHMRDAATLVLDSFIMASNALVYCHGMNTSALVDGEWAGRGVTLEAQSADIGSGAVITADGLGYTGTSTNGFGPGGATGTRQDWPGGGGGGAYGGHGGNPESPLEGGIGYGSVAQPLDLGSAGGAGYAGDGVSGGGAFRLVVSGVCSLDGLITARGLNGPSHSFGGGGGGAGGSVWIATGSITGSGSVDVRGGNGAVVSEQDGGGGGGGRIAVEADANTFSGSLLAQGGGGFERGGAGTIYIRTAPQTVGDVFVDNGDQTGARTVLSNDESYDHVQVLNAGILEQMPGVSNSVATMTVKSNATVAVQGGAVLYADALTIEDDGVVLCESADNSATVNSNWVGYGAGLQVGTLTIDVGGVLTATGLGYTSTDAKGNGPGGGSGTRSDNNGGGGGGGYGGAGYPGQGQPGGGTYGSETAPVDLGSAGGAGYAGRGGGGGGAIRIIATDEVVVEGLLSANGVDGLVHSWGASGGGAGGSIWITTPTLSGSLGSIQAVGGAGWVVGEEDSGGGGGGRIAIYYQSNQFSGILTADGGSNGGQVGTVHLEEVVISVNLTVQSALGSPVPSVGSRPYTGGSVVPCSVADVISGNMQYECIGWTGTGSVPVSGNSNSVEVVITQNSSITWLWQTNVWLDVNVTGNGSVSHSDGWYAEGSVQNLVATPGEGWLFMGWSGDASGTNNAVLTMDAPRVVMAVFSDDADGDGLTNIEEANVGSNPWLVDTDGDGFDDKQEVDHNWNPTVSDQWAVDHIAANGSTFGLYPSNAVLDVALGEMLMDVAGTEATLSLQLETSQDLNTWSNAGPAQIWSWPVDGEKKYFRVKSSK, from the coding sequence ATGAAAATTAAACTACTTCTGAATATCACATGGTCCTTAACTCTGTTTTTCGGGCTAAACTTTACTGCTCACGCGGCGACTATTACTATCACAACCGACACCTATATAGGGTTGGGCAACGCAGTAAATGATAATGCCGATATCGTGGTGTCGGGTTGCACGCTGACGGTCGACGGCTCGCACGCTTTTGCCAGCTTGACGCTCAATAACAGCGCGGTACTGACCCATTCCCCCTATGGGACAGGAAGTAATTCCACCCTCCGACTGGACCTGACGATCAGCGGCAACATGACGGTGGATGCCTCGAGCCGTGTGGACGCCAGCGGCCGGGGTTACGTGGGCACTTCGTCCACAGGCAACGGTCCGGGAGGCGGAACCGGAACCCGGGGTGACGGCAACGGCGGTGGCGGTGGCGGCGCCTTTGGCGGTAACGGCGGCGCACCGCAGAGTATCTTTGCGGGCGGGCAAGCCTATGGCAACGCAACCGAACCGGTACAGCACGGCTCTGCCGGCGGCGCAGGATATGCCGGCATTGGCGGCCCGGGCGGTGGCTACGTGCGGATCGATGTCGGCGGTACCCTGCAGCTCAATGGTCAGATTCTGGCTGATGGTTTGAGTGGTCTCAGCCATAGCTACGGCGCGGCGGGCGGCGGCGCGGGCGGCGGCATCTGGCTGAGCGCAAACCAGTTGGCCGGCTCCGGCCAAGTCTCGGCCAATGGCGGTGCGGGACATGAAGTGGGCGAAGAGGACAGCGGCGGCGGCGGCGGCGGACGCATTGCCGTGATCTGCCAGAGTTCCACCTTTAACGGAACAATGACTGCACACGGAGGGGCGTGTGGAATCCGGACCGAGGGCAGCGGTGGCGCAGGTACGGTTTTCTACAAGTCTTCAGCAGCCGATACCGGGCTGCTCCTGATCGAAAACGGCGGGCTGGAAGGCGGAATATCAACGTGGGTTCAGACCACCGGATTTGGTGACCTCAGTATTGATAATGCGGCCAATGTCGAACTGCTTGGCGCCGACAGCATGCTCGTTCCGGGCGACATTCTGATCGATGACACGGCTTCGATCCTTTGCCGCTCTGTTAATACTGATGCGCAGGTGGACAATGCGTGGCAGGGTACGGGCGTGACCATTACCGGCAGCACCCTGCGGGTCGAAGTCGGCGGTTTAATCTCGGCGAACGGCCAGGGCTACACCGGCACATCAACCACCGGTAACGGCCCCGGCGGCGGTACAGGAACCCGCAGCGACACGCCCGGCGGTGGCGGTGGCGGCGCACTGGGCGGTAATGGCGGTAACCCGCAAAGCCCCTACGCCGGAGGAATCGCCTATGGCTCTGTTACACAACCACTGGACCTTGGATCAGCCGGCGGTGCAGGCTATCCCGCCGACGGGGCTTCGGGCGGCGGGGCGATAAAGATCGTGGCCGAGACGCTCGAACTCGAAGGGGATATTCAGGCGAACGGATCGACTGGAGCCGCCCACAGTTATGGCGCCTCCGGCGGAGGAGCCGGCGGCAGCGTATGGCTGGAACTGGACACCTTTTCCGGCAGCGGCCTTCTTTCCGTTAACGGCGGCGATGCCTATATAGTAGGCGAAGAAGATGGCGGCGGCGGCGGTGGCGGACGTATTGCAATCCATTATGCATCGAATACCTTTGCGGGACAGCTCCAGGCCTATGGAGGTCTGTGCGGCAACGGTGTTACGGAAGGCCAGGCAGGCGGTGCCGGCACAATCTATCTGGAATCGGATGCACAAACTGCAGGCAACCTGATCGTTGACAATCTGGCCACAAATGGCGCAGCCACTCCATGGCCTTACGGTCTTGCACTGGACGAAACGACCGTGGGAAGCGGTGGTATTCTGGAGGTCAGCGGCACGAACTCATGGGCCGGCTCTTCGTTGAACATCACCGATGGCGGCACCATGCACATGCGCGATGCTGCGACCCTGGTTCTGGATTCCTTCATCATGGCCTCCAATGCGCTGGTCTATTGCCACGGCATGAACACATCTGCACTCGTTGATGGCGAATGGGCCGGCCGCGGCGTCACACTTGAAGCGCAGAGCGCCGACATTGGATCCGGTGCGGTCATCACGGCCGATGGCCTTGGCTATACGGGAACCAGCACCAATGGATTCGGTCCCGGCGGAGCCACCGGCACCCGGCAGGATTGGCCCGGCGGCGGAGGCGGAGGAGCCTACGGCGGCCATGGCGGCAATCCCGAAAGCCCGCTGGAAGGCGGCATCGGCTACGGCTCTGTGGCCCAACCGCTTGACCTCGGCTCGGCCGGCGGCGCCGGCTATGCCGGTGACGGTGTAAGCGGGGGCGGCGCATTCCGCCTGGTGGTCAGTGGAGTATGTTCACTTGACGGACTGATCACTGCCAGAGGCCTCAACGGACCCTCGCATAGTTTCGGCGGCGGGGGCGGCGGCGCGGGCGGAAGTGTCTGGATTGCGACCGGCTCCATTACGGGCAGCGGTTCGGTGGACGTACGCGGAGGAAATGGTGCCGTGGTCAGCGAACAGGATGGCGGCGGAGGAGGCGGCGGCCGCATTGCGGTTGAAGCGGATGCCAACACCTTTTCAGGCTCTCTTCTGGCACAAGGCGGAGGCGGGTTCGAGCGTGGGGGTGCCGGCACGATCTATATCCGGACAGCGCCGCAAACGGTCGGTGACGTGTTTGTTGATAATGGCGATCAGACCGGTGCGCGCACGGTGCTGAGTAATGACGAGTCGTATGACCATGTCCAGGTGCTAAATGCAGGCATTCTCGAACAAATGCCCGGAGTATCAAATTCAGTTGCAACCATGACGGTTAAGAGCAACGCAACGGTCGCCGTTCAGGGCGGTGCCGTGCTCTATGCGGATGCCTTGACCATCGAGGATGACGGAGTCGTTCTTTGCGAGTCTGCCGACAACTCAGCCACGGTCAACAGCAACTGGGTTGGATATGGTGCCGGGCTGCAGGTCGGCACGCTTACCATTGACGTCGGCGGTGTTCTTACGGCAACGGGACTGGGCTATACGAGCACAGATGCCAAAGGCAACGGTCCGGGCGGCGGCTCGGGAACGCGCTCCGACAATAACGGTGGCGGCGGCGGCGGTGGCTACGGCGGTGCCGGTTATCCGGGTCAAGGCCAGCCGGGCGGAGGAACCTACGGCTCGGAAACTGCACCGGTCGATCTGGGGTCAGCCGGCGGTGCCGGCTATGCCGGACGGGGCGGTGGCGGCGGCGGTGCAATCCGCATCATTGCCACAGACGAAGTCGTGGTTGAGGGACTTCTTTCCGCCAACGGTGTAGATGGCTTGGTTCACAGCTGGGGTGCCAGCGGCGGCGGTGCCGGCGGAAGCATCTGGATTACCACCCCGACCCTCTCCGGTTCCCTCGGTTCCATCCAGGCCGTTGGCGGCGCGGGCTGGGTTGTTGGCGAGGAAGACAGCGGCGGCGGCGGTGGCGGCCGTATTGCCATCTATTACCAGAGCAATCAGTTCTCCGGAATCCTCACCGCCGATGGAGGATCGAACGGCGGACAGGTTGGTACAGTGCATCTTGAGGAGGTCGTTATTTCGGTTAATCTGACCGTACAGTCTGCTCTCGGTAGCCCGGTTCCTTCGGTTGGCTCCCGCCCATACACCGGCGGATCGGTTGTCCCCTGCTCCGTGGCCGACGTCATCAGCGGCAATATGCAGTATGAATGCATCGGCTGGACTGGAACGGGTTCTGTCCCGGTATCCGGCAACAGCAACTCCGTGGAGGTGGTTATCACCCAGAACTCTTCCATCACCTGGCTCTGGCAGACCAATGTCTGGCTGGACGTCAATGTGACCGGCAACGGATCGGTCAGCCATTCTGATGGCTGGTATGCCGAGGGCTCCGTACAAAACCTCGTCGCGACTCCCGGTGAAGGCTGGCTCTTCATGGGCTGGAGCGGTGATGCTTCCGGAACCAACAATGCCGTTCTGACGATGGATGCCCCCAGGGTTGTGATGGCCGTCTTCTCGGATGATGCGGATGGAGACGGACTCACCAACATCGAGGAAGCAAACGTCGGCTCCAATCCGTGGTTGGTTGATACCGACGGCGATGGATTCGACGACAAGCAGGAAGTGGATCACAACTGGAACCCAACGGTGTCGGATCAGTGGGCGGTCGACCACATCGCCGCCAACGGATCCACCTTCGGCCTGTATCCGTCGAACGCGGTGCTCGATGTTGCCCTCGGTGAAATGCTGATGGATGTGGCGGGCACGGAAGCCACGCTGAGCCTCCAGCTCGAAACCTCCCAAGATTTGAACACGTGGAGTAATGCGGGTCCGGCGCAGATCTGGAGCTGGCCGGTGGACGGTGAGAAGAAATATTTCCGCGTTAAATCGTCAAAGTAG
- a CDS encoding DUF2281 domain-containing protein produces the protein MTIAELISQQVKKLSDAGQLEVLDYVEFIEQKYQARSFVAENNDWSEMSVGAAMHGMEDEPSLYSLDDIIEA, from the coding sequence ATGACGATTGCCGAACTGATTAGCCAGCAAGTAAAGAAGCTTTCCGATGCGGGGCAGCTTGAGGTCTTGGACTATGTCGAATTCATAGAGCAAAAATATCAAGCCAGATCCTTCGTTGCGGAAAACAACGACTGGAGCGAAATGTCGGTTGGTGCGGCGATGCACGGAATGGAGGATGAGCCTTCCCTCTACTCTTTGGACGACATTATCGAGGCATGA